Proteins from a genomic interval of Diaminobutyricimonas aerilata:
- the purN gene encoding phosphoribosylglycinamide formyltransferase, whose product MLRLVVLISGAGSNLRHLLQASEDAEFPARVVAVGADRPADGLDHAEDFGIPTFTVALSNFSSRDEWGDELLAQIELWQPDLVILSGFMRLLPPRVVAALSPRLINTHPAYLPEFPGAHAVRDAIAAGATESGASVIVVDDGVDTGPIIAQRRVPVLPGDSEASLHDRIKIVERELLVQCVLDIANGHVDLKELAR is encoded by the coding sequence GTGCTTCGCCTCGTCGTGCTGATTTCCGGCGCGGGCTCGAACCTCCGCCACCTGCTCCAGGCGTCGGAAGACGCCGAGTTCCCCGCGCGCGTCGTCGCGGTCGGCGCCGACCGCCCGGCGGACGGACTCGACCACGCCGAGGACTTCGGCATCCCCACGTTCACGGTCGCGCTGAGCAACTTCTCGAGCCGCGACGAGTGGGGCGACGAACTCCTCGCGCAGATCGAGTTGTGGCAGCCCGATCTCGTGATCCTGAGCGGGTTCATGCGCTTGCTGCCGCCCCGCGTCGTGGCCGCCCTCTCTCCGCGGCTCATCAACACGCATCCGGCCTACCTGCCCGAGTTCCCCGGCGCGCACGCCGTGCGCGACGCGATCGCCGCGGGCGCGACGGAGTCCGGCGCGAGCGTCATCGTCGTCGACGACGGTGTCGACACCGGCCCGATCATCGCCCAGCGGCGCGTACCCGTGCTGCCCGGCGACTCCGAGGCGAGCCTGCACGACCGCATCAAGATCGTCGAACGCGAGCTGCTCGTGCAGTGCGTGCTCGACATCGCCAACGGACACGTCGACCTGAAGGAGCTGGCCCGATGA
- a CDS encoding DUF6350 family protein, whose translation MNRARTALYSAFEAVLVVAIGIAIPLVPLTLLWGFHFQLGIDWPVFWRGAVDIWLLGHGVDVTLLLDPALAAATGIPGAERPIPITIALLGFALLTVLLGTRAGRRIAETSHRLTGEAVAIGTFAVLALAATSSALDPSARPSLWQGVLLPTLCFALGVLVGSTRARLLNPADDHGSSLRDWIDDWRPVTRETVRAALRAGTAAAAAVVTVSAIAVAVLVLLGYAQVIALYEQLHADVLGGITLTAAQLALLPDLVIWAAAWFVGPGFAIGTGSSVSPLGTDLGPLPAVPVLGALPTDDGSFAFAGVLVPVVAGFVAGALFTRALREHSPWARVVAGTGTGIVGGVLLGLLAWAAAGSAGPGRLVDVGPDPLLVGAWAALEIALAALAGAFAAGRGHRPDAGERPRRRETQAAATDRADAHRPDAHGTDRGSDSDDAVPPEDTTPPGHGVLWR comes from the coding sequence ATGAACCGCGCCCGCACCGCCCTCTACTCCGCCTTCGAGGCGGTGCTCGTCGTCGCCATCGGCATCGCCATCCCGCTCGTGCCGCTCACGCTGCTGTGGGGGTTCCACTTCCAACTCGGGATCGACTGGCCGGTGTTCTGGCGCGGCGCGGTCGACATCTGGCTGCTCGGCCATGGCGTCGACGTGACCCTGCTGCTCGACCCGGCGCTCGCCGCGGCGACCGGCATCCCCGGAGCCGAACGACCCATCCCGATCACGATCGCGCTGCTCGGATTCGCCCTGCTCACCGTGCTGCTCGGCACCCGCGCCGGCCGGCGCATCGCCGAGACGTCGCACCGCCTGACGGGGGAGGCCGTCGCGATCGGCACGTTCGCCGTGCTCGCCCTCGCGGCGACCTCGAGTGCGCTCGACCCGTCCGCCCGTCCGTCGCTGTGGCAGGGCGTGCTGCTGCCCACCCTGTGCTTCGCCCTCGGCGTGCTCGTCGGCTCGACCCGGGCGCGGCTGCTCAATCCGGCCGACGACCACGGCAGTTCGCTGCGGGACTGGATCGACGACTGGCGACCGGTGACGCGCGAGACCGTGCGCGCGGCGCTGCGCGCCGGCACCGCCGCCGCGGCGGCCGTCGTGACGGTCTCCGCGATCGCGGTCGCCGTGCTCGTGCTGCTCGGGTACGCGCAAGTCATCGCGCTGTACGAGCAGTTGCACGCCGACGTGCTCGGCGGCATCACCCTCACCGCCGCGCAGCTCGCCCTGCTGCCCGACCTCGTCATCTGGGCGGCCGCCTGGTTCGTCGGACCCGGTTTCGCCATCGGCACCGGTTCCTCCGTCTCCCCGCTCGGCACCGACCTCGGCCCGCTGCCCGCGGTTCCCGTGCTCGGGGCACTGCCGACGGACGACGGGAGCTTCGCCTTCGCCGGCGTGCTCGTACCGGTCGTCGCGGGTTTCGTCGCGGGAGCGTTGTTCACGCGGGCGCTGCGCGAGCACTCCCCGTGGGCGCGGGTCGTGGCCGGTACCGGTACGGGCATCGTCGGGGGAGTGCTGCTCGGTCTGCTGGCGTGGGCCGCCGCCGGCAGCGCCGGACCGGGACGCCTCGTCGACGTCGGACCGGATCCGCTGCTCGTGGGCGCGTGGGCGGCCCTCGAGATCGCGCTCGCCGCGCTCGCCGGCGCCTTCGCGGCCGGTCGCGGGCACCGGCCGGATGCGGGCGAGCGGCCGCGACGTCGCGAGACTCAGGCCGCCGCCACCGACCGGGCCGATGCCCACCGGCCCGACGCGCACGGGACCGACCGAGGTAGCGACTCGGACGACGCCGTCCCGCCCGAGGACACCACCCCACCCGGCCACGGGGTGCTCTGGCGATAG
- a CDS encoding SRPBCC family protein, translated as MGRGIYVEVLIAAPLERVWELTQDPESHPRWDLRFSRITPVADLESGGYRFRYERRMPGHTIVGTGTSIGERRRADGTRTSALRFDTDDRWSPLGEGRGYWRYVPTDDGIRFITGYDYRPAWGPLDLVVRPFVGWMTAWSFDRLRIWAERDEPPERWPLATALAFWRRDRPRAANCARRPPGRSALDDAPSTLGTLEAP; from the coding sequence ATGGGGCGGGGGATCTACGTCGAGGTGCTCATCGCCGCGCCGCTCGAGCGGGTGTGGGAACTGACGCAGGACCCGGAGTCGCACCCCCGCTGGGATCTGCGCTTCAGCCGCATCACCCCGGTCGCCGATCTCGAGTCGGGCGGATACCGCTTCCGTTACGAGCGCCGGATGCCCGGGCACACCATCGTCGGCACCGGCACGTCGATCGGCGAACGTCGACGCGCCGACGGCACCCGCACGTCGGCCCTGCGGTTCGATACCGACGACCGGTGGTCGCCGCTCGGCGAGGGTCGCGGCTACTGGCGCTATGTGCCGACGGATGACGGCATCCGCTTCATCACCGGCTACGACTATCGGCCCGCGTGGGGCCCGCTCGACCTCGTCGTGCGACCGTTCGTCGGGTGGATGACCGCGTGGAGCTTCGACCGATTGCGGATCTGGGCCGAACGTGACGAGCCGCCGGAGCGGTGGCCACTCGCCACGGCTCTCGCCTTCTGGCGACGGGACCGCCCGCGGGCGGCGAACTGCGCCCGTCGTCCACCCGGCAGGAGCGCCCTCGACGACGCCCCGTCGACCCTCGGCACCCTGGAGGCCCCGTGA
- a CDS encoding DUF4166 domain-containing protein has product MSIFRRALGADFDRLHPMLQRRFGVSLDAGYACVGRGTMSSIRRGPWWTVPFLQVGRLRNILIPDVGSSVPFTIENYPYRDPFGRETVTFVREYRVRERPSRFDATMVYSDRSRRVIDYLGTHQHLAVDLDLTVEPDGSLLLRSEAQRFYEGPLVGFRFPMLFSGRAELRERFDDATGLFHIHLEVRNSVFGFLFGYEGSFACEFPPAVDAPEHLKPRRHERRE; this is encoded by the coding sequence GTGAGCATCTTCCGTCGAGCGCTCGGCGCCGACTTCGACCGGTTGCACCCGATGCTGCAGCGGCGCTTCGGCGTCTCCCTCGACGCCGGCTACGCGTGCGTCGGGCGCGGCACGATGTCGAGCATCCGCCGGGGGCCGTGGTGGACGGTGCCGTTCCTGCAGGTCGGCCGGCTGCGCAACATCCTCATCCCGGATGTGGGCAGCTCGGTGCCGTTCACGATCGAGAACTACCCGTACCGCGACCCGTTCGGGCGCGAGACCGTCACCTTCGTGCGCGAGTACCGCGTGCGGGAACGCCCCAGCCGCTTCGACGCGACCATGGTCTACAGCGACCGGTCCCGGCGGGTGATCGACTACCTCGGCACGCATCAGCACCTCGCCGTCGATCTCGACCTGACGGTGGAACCGGATGGCTCGCTGCTGCTGCGCAGCGAGGCGCAACGTTTCTATGAGGGGCCGCTCGTCGGGTTCCGCTTCCCGATGCTCTTCAGCGGCCGCGCCGAGTTGCGCGAGCGTTTCGACGACGCGACCGGCCTGTTCCACATCCACCTCGAGGTGCGCAACAGCGTGTTCGGGTTCCTGTTCGGCTACGAGGGCTCGTTCGCGTGCGAGTTCCCGCCGGCGGTCGACGCCCCCGAGCACCTCAAGCCGCGCCGCCACGAACGGCGCGAATGA
- a CDS encoding DUF4166 domain-containing protein encodes MSSLYLRLLGPSFERLDPRLRPYFSLEPGGSARASGVFEIAGSRVRWLRPLWAFLAWRHVLFPEFGRDVPFEVVNTAAVDGTLSAVRTFRFPGRDRVMEDSMRIEGGRLHDRLGRRRGLEVEFTATVDHGGLVLESAREWLHGGPLRIRIPALVRVRLSERWTEAGQRVEVRLSMPVLGTVFEYAGRVGASTPV; translated from the coding sequence ATGAGCTCGCTCTACCTCCGACTGCTGGGACCGTCGTTCGAACGGCTCGATCCCCGGTTGCGTCCCTACTTCTCGCTCGAGCCGGGCGGATCGGCCCGTGCGAGCGGAGTCTTCGAGATCGCGGGCTCGCGGGTGCGCTGGCTGAGGCCGCTGTGGGCGTTCCTCGCCTGGCGGCACGTGCTGTTCCCCGAGTTCGGTCGCGACGTGCCGTTCGAGGTGGTGAACACCGCGGCGGTGGACGGCACGCTGAGCGCGGTGCGCACCTTCCGGTTCCCCGGTCGGGATCGGGTGATGGAGGACTCGATGAGGATCGAGGGCGGCCGGCTGCACGACCGGCTCGGTCGGCGTCGTGGACTCGAGGTCGAGTTCACGGCGACGGTCGACCACGGCGGGCTCGTGCTCGAGTCCGCGCGCGAGTGGCTGCACGGCGGACCGCTGCGCATCCGTATCCCCGCGCTCGTGCGGGTGCGGCTCTCCGAGCGCTGGACCGAGGCGGGGCAACGCGTCGAGGTGCGCCTGTCGATGCCCGTGCTCGGCACGGTCTTCGAGTACGCGGGCCGGGTCGGCGCGAGCACGCCGGTTTAG
- the dhaM gene encoding dihydroxyacetone kinase phosphoryl donor subunit DhaM yields the protein MIGIVVVSHSAALAEAALGLALEMVHGERPRIALAAGTPDGGFGTDAARVAEAIVEVAGDDGVLVLMDLGSAVMSAELAVELLDEPAPRVELSSAPFVEGLVAAVVTAAGGGSLDAVRAEAEGASAAKREHLGDDGDDAAPAPTAAPGTDGDVVTAEVVIVNPVGLHARPAAELAGLLGRLDADVRLANASSGAGPVPGASVLGIISLGVQQGETLRITATGAQARDAVDAVLSAARAGFGELGDGDTESG from the coding sequence GTGATCGGCATCGTCGTCGTCTCGCACAGCGCGGCGCTCGCCGAGGCCGCACTCGGGCTCGCCCTCGAGATGGTGCACGGCGAACGGCCGCGCATCGCCCTCGCCGCGGGCACCCCGGACGGCGGCTTCGGCACCGACGCCGCGCGCGTCGCGGAGGCGATCGTCGAGGTGGCGGGCGACGACGGCGTGCTCGTACTGATGGACCTGGGGTCCGCGGTGATGAGCGCGGAGCTCGCCGTGGAGTTGCTCGACGAACCCGCCCCGCGGGTCGAACTCAGCTCGGCACCGTTCGTCGAGGGGCTCGTCGCCGCCGTGGTCACGGCGGCGGGCGGCGGGTCGCTCGACGCGGTGCGGGCGGAGGCGGAGGGCGCGAGCGCGGCGAAGCGCGAGCACCTCGGCGACGACGGCGACGACGCGGCGCCCGCGCCGACGGCGGCCCCCGGCACGGACGGCGACGTGGTCACCGCTGAGGTCGTCATCGTGAACCCGGTGGGCTTGCACGCGCGACCCGCGGCGGAGCTCGCCGGTCTGCTCGGACGGCTCGACGCCGACGTGCGACTCGCGAACGCGTCCTCCGGTGCGGGTCCCGTGCCCGGAGCGAGCGTGCTCGGCATCATCTCGCTCGGCGTGCAGCAGGGCGAGACGCTGCGGATCACCGCGACGGGGGCACAGGCGCGCGACGCCGTCGACGCCGTGCTCTCGGCGGCCCGCGCCGGCTTCGGCGAATTGGGCGACGGGGACACCGAGTCCGGGTGA
- the dhaL gene encoding dihydroxyacetone kinase subunit DhaL gives MARTSLTVADLVAWTQRFRDLMVEHRAALTELDSAIGDADHGSNMARGMQSAVEKLEQTAPETVGAWGKSVGMTLVSSVGGASGPLYGTFFLRFGASGGDATELDAAALGAALRAGLEGVLARGKAEPGDKTMIDALGPALDAFDAAVDQGLEAAIAAARDAAAAGRDATEPLQARKGRASYLGERSIGHVDPGATSTAYLFDALATATGSAA, from the coding sequence ATGGCACGCACCTCGCTGACCGTCGCGGACCTCGTGGCCTGGACGCAGCGGTTCCGCGACCTCATGGTCGAGCACCGTGCCGCGCTCACCGAACTCGACTCCGCGATCGGCGACGCCGACCACGGGTCGAACATGGCACGCGGCATGCAGTCCGCCGTCGAGAAACTGGAGCAGACCGCGCCGGAGACCGTCGGCGCGTGGGGCAAGTCCGTGGGCATGACCCTCGTCAGCTCCGTCGGCGGGGCGAGCGGGCCGCTCTACGGCACGTTCTTCCTGCGCTTCGGCGCGAGCGGCGGCGACGCGACCGAGCTCGACGCGGCGGCGCTCGGCGCCGCGTTGCGGGCCGGCCTCGAGGGCGTGCTCGCCCGTGGCAAGGCGGAGCCGGGTGACAAGACGATGATCGACGCGCTCGGTCCGGCGCTCGACGCGTTCGACGCGGCCGTCGATCAGGGTCTCGAGGCGGCGATCGCCGCGGCACGCGACGCCGCCGCGGCCGGTCGCGACGCGACCGAGCCGCTGCAGGCCCGTAAGGGGCGTGCGAGTTACCTCGGGGAGCGCAGCATCGGCCACGTCGACCCGGGTGCCACCTCGACCGCCTACCTCTTCGACGCGCTCGCAACGGCGACCGGGTCCGCCGCGTGA
- the dhaK gene encoding dihydroxyacetone kinase subunit DhaK, which yields MKKLINDPDGVVRDALVGIEVAHPDLRVDHENRIIYRREPTRPGKVALISGGGSGHEPLHGGYVGFGMLDAACAGEVFTSPTPDQMVEATKTADSGAGVLHIVKNYTGDVMNFEMAAELAESETGVRVASVVTDDDVAVQDSLYTAGRRGVGVTVLLEKIVGAAAEEGRDLDTLAELATRVNASGRSMGMALTSCIVPAAGKPTFDLPENEMEIGIGIHGEPGRHRVPLAGAREIAEQLVEPILADHDFTGAPAIVLLNGMGGSPLLELYLMYGEVQRILEASGVTVARSLVGNYITSLEMAGCSVTLLRADDELLGLWDAPVATPGLRWGV from the coding sequence ATGAAGAAGCTCATCAACGATCCGGACGGCGTCGTGCGCGACGCCCTCGTGGGCATCGAGGTCGCACACCCCGACCTGCGCGTCGACCACGAGAACCGCATCATCTACCGCCGGGAGCCCACCCGACCCGGCAAGGTCGCCCTCATCTCGGGCGGCGGATCCGGTCACGAGCCGTTGCACGGCGGGTATGTCGGCTTCGGGATGCTCGACGCCGCGTGCGCCGGTGAGGTGTTCACCTCGCCGACGCCCGACCAGATGGTCGAGGCGACGAAGACCGCCGACTCCGGCGCCGGCGTGCTGCACATCGTGAAGAACTACACCGGCGACGTCATGAACTTCGAGATGGCCGCCGAACTGGCCGAGTCCGAGACGGGGGTGCGCGTCGCCTCCGTGGTCACCGACGACGACGTCGCCGTGCAGGACTCGCTCTACACCGCCGGGCGCCGCGGCGTCGGCGTCACCGTGCTGCTGGAGAAGATCGTCGGTGCCGCGGCGGAGGAGGGCCGCGACCTCGACACCCTCGCCGAGCTCGCGACCCGGGTCAACGCATCCGGCCGTTCCATGGGCATGGCGCTCACGAGCTGCATCGTGCCCGCCGCGGGCAAGCCGACCTTCGACCTGCCCGAGAACGAGATGGAGATCGGGATCGGCATCCACGGCGAGCCCGGCCGACACCGGGTGCCGCTCGCCGGCGCGCGAGAGATCGCCGAGCAGCTGGTCGAGCCGATCCTCGCCGACCACGACTTCACCGGCGCCCCGGCGATCGTGCTGCTCAACGGCATGGGCGGCTCCCCGCTGCTCGAGCTCTACCTGATGTACGGCGAGGTGCAGCGCATCCTCGAGGCCTCGGGGGTGACGGTCGCCCGCAGCCTCGTCGGCAACTACATCACCTCGCTCGAGATGGCCGGATGCTCGGTGACGCTGTTGCGCGCCGATGACGAGCTGCTCGGGCTGTGGGATGCGCCCGTCGCCACTCCCGGATTGCGCTGGGGGGTCTGA
- the sucD gene encoding succinate--CoA ligase subunit alpha, protein MSIFLDENSKIIVQGLTGSEGTKHATRMLASGAAVVGGVNPRKAGTTVEIGGQTLPIFGTVAEAMSETGANVSVIFVPPAFAKSAVIEAVDAEIPLAIVITEGIPVHDSAQFWAHAKAKGGATRIVGPNCPGVISPGKSNAGIIPATITGPGPIGLVSKSGTLTYQMMFELRDIGISTAVGIGGDPIIGTTHIDALAAFEADPETQAIVMIGEIGGDAEERAAEYIKANVTKPVVAYVAGFTAPEGKTMGHAGAIVSGSSGTAQAKKEALEAAGVKVGKTPSETAELMRQVFATL, encoded by the coding sequence ATGTCGATCTTCCTCGACGAGAACAGCAAGATCATCGTCCAGGGCCTCACCGGCTCGGAGGGCACCAAGCACGCCACGCGCATGCTCGCGAGCGGCGCGGCCGTCGTCGGCGGCGTCAACCCGCGCAAGGCGGGCACCACGGTCGAGATCGGCGGGCAGACCCTGCCGATCTTCGGCACCGTCGCGGAGGCGATGAGCGAGACCGGCGCGAACGTGTCGGTCATCTTCGTGCCGCCGGCCTTCGCCAAGAGCGCGGTCATCGAGGCGGTCGACGCCGAGATCCCGCTCGCCATCGTCATCACCGAGGGCATCCCGGTGCACGACTCGGCGCAGTTCTGGGCGCACGCGAAGGCCAAGGGCGGCGCGACCCGCATCGTCGGCCCGAACTGCCCCGGCGTCATCAGCCCCGGCAAGTCGAACGCGGGCATCATCCCCGCGACGATCACCGGCCCCGGACCGATCGGCCTCGTGTCGAAGTCGGGCACGCTGACCTACCAGATGATGTTCGAGCTGCGCGACATCGGCATCTCGACCGCCGTCGGCATCGGCGGCGACCCGATCATCGGCACGACGCACATCGACGCGCTCGCCGCGTTCGAGGCCGACCCCGAGACGCAGGCGATCGTGATGATCGGCGAGATCGGCGGCGACGCCGAGGAACGCGCCGCCGAATACATCAAGGCGAACGTCACCAAGCCGGTCGTCGCCTACGTCGCGGGCTTCACCGCGCCGGAGGGCAAGACGATGGGCCACGCCGGCGCGATCGTGTCGGGTTCCTCCGGCACCGCGCAGGCGAAGAAGGAGGCCCTCGAGGCCGCCGGCGTCAAGGTCGGCAAGACCCCGAGCGAGACCGCCGAGCTCATGCGTCAGGTGTTCGCGACCCTCTGA
- the sucC gene encoding ADP-forming succinate--CoA ligase subunit beta: MDLFEYQARDLFESYGVPVLPGLTADTPEQARAAAEKLGGTVVVKAQVKTGGRGKAGGVKVVHSPDEAFEAAEKILGLDIKGHVVKRVMIAAGARIAQEFYFSVLLDRANRSFLSLTSVEGGMEIEQLAVEKPEALARVEVDPLTGIDEAKANEIAEAAGFPDDVRAKVVPVFERLWKVFIEEDATLVEVNPLVLTESGEVIALDGKVTLDENADFRHENHSALADAGEVDPLEAKAKESDLNYVKLDGEVGIIGNGAGLVMSTLDVVSYAGEDHGTVKPANFLDIGGGASAEVMAAGLDVILHDPQVKSVFVNVFGGITACDAVANGIVGALEKLGDTATKPLVVRLDGNNVEEGRRILAEAAHPLVTVVDTMDDAADKAAELAHR, encoded by the coding sequence GTGGATCTATTCGAGTATCAGGCCCGGGACCTCTTCGAGTCCTACGGCGTGCCCGTGCTTCCCGGCCTCACCGCCGACACCCCCGAGCAGGCCCGCGCCGCGGCCGAGAAGCTCGGCGGGACCGTCGTGGTGAAGGCCCAGGTCAAGACCGGAGGTCGCGGCAAGGCCGGCGGCGTCAAGGTCGTGCACTCGCCCGACGAGGCGTTCGAGGCGGCGGAGAAGATCCTCGGCCTCGACATCAAGGGTCACGTCGTCAAGCGCGTGATGATCGCCGCGGGTGCGCGCATCGCCCAGGAGTTCTACTTCTCGGTGCTGCTCGACCGGGCCAACCGCTCGTTCCTGTCGCTCACGAGCGTCGAGGGCGGCATGGAGATCGAGCAGCTCGCGGTCGAGAAGCCCGAGGCGCTCGCCCGGGTCGAGGTCGACCCGCTCACCGGCATCGACGAGGCGAAGGCGAACGAGATCGCCGAGGCCGCCGGGTTCCCCGACGACGTGCGCGCCAAGGTCGTGCCGGTCTTCGAACGCCTGTGGAAGGTCTTCATCGAGGAGGACGCGACGCTCGTCGAGGTGAACCCGCTCGTGCTCACCGAGAGCGGCGAGGTCATCGCCCTCGACGGCAAGGTCACGCTCGACGAGAACGCCGACTTCCGTCACGAGAACCACTCGGCGCTCGCCGACGCGGGCGAGGTCGACCCGCTCGAGGCGAAGGCCAAGGAGAGCGACCTCAACTACGTCAAGCTCGACGGCGAGGTCGGCATCATCGGCAACGGCGCGGGACTGGTCATGTCGACCCTCGACGTCGTGAGCTACGCCGGTGAGGACCACGGCACTGTCAAGCCCGCCAACTTCCTCGACATCGGAGGCGGCGCCTCGGCCGAGGTCATGGCCGCCGGCCTCGACGTCATCCTGCACGACCCGCAGGTGAAGAGCGTCTTCGTCAACGTCTTCGGCGGCATCACCGCCTGCGACGCCGTCGCGAACGGCATCGTCGGTGCCCTCGAGAAGCTCGGCGACACCGCGACCAAGCCCCTCGTCGTGCGCCTCGACGGCAACAACGTCGAAGAGGGGCGCCGCATCCTCGCCGAGGCCGCGCACCCGCTCGTCACCGTCGTCGACACCATGGACGACGCCGCCGACAAGGCCGCCGAGCTCGCCCACCGGTGA